The segment ACATCAAGCTGGCCACGCAGAGCGCGGCGGCATCCATCACCAACATCAAGTATGAAATCGACGTCAATACGCTGACACATCATGCTGCCAAACAACTCAAGCTGAACTGCATCTCGGTGTGCAACATCGCTCTCAGCAAGCCCATGGTGTTCGACAATTACGAGCAGTCAAAAACATTGGGCAGCTTCATCCTGACCGACCGTTTTACCCATGCCACCGTCGCCATCGGCATGGTGCGCCACAATCTGCGCCGCGCCCAGAACGTCCACCGGCAGGCACTCTCGATCCAGCGCCCGGCGCGGGAAAAGCTGAATGGACATAAAGGCAAGGTCATCTGGTTCACCGGCCTGTCGGGCTCAGGCAAGTCCACCATCGCCAATGCGCTGGAAGTGGCGCTGCATGCCGAAGGCAAACGCACCTACCTGCTCGACGGGGACAATGTGCGCCAAGGCCTGAACAAGGATCTCGGCTTTACCGATGCCGACAGGGTGGAAAACATACGCCGCATCGCCGAAGTGGCCAAGCTGATGCTCGATGCGGGCTTGATCGTGCTCACGGCATTCATCTCGCCCTTCCGCCGCGAGCGTGAAATGGCGCGTGAATTGATCGGTCCCGACAATTTCGTGGAAGTCTATGTCGATGCGTCGCTGGAGGTGTGCGAACGCCGCGACCCCAAGGGCCTGTACAAAAAGGCAAGGGCCGGAAAACTACCCAATATGTCGGGCATCGGCAGCCCGTACGAAACACCGGGGACGCCGCAGGTCACCATCAATACAGACACTATGCCGATCGAGCTCTGCGTAGAGACATTACTGAAAGAGTGCTTTGACTGATACTGTCACAGTCCGGAGGATCTTGCTCTTGCCCGTAGCAGCAATGATGTAAACAACACGCCGTCACTGACAAGTCGCGGGAATGCTCCCGCGACTTGAGCAACGCTTTACTTCCCTACGGAAACTACCCCGCATACATCCAGCGCAGTGTTTCCTCTAATGGCCGCAAGGCCAGTGGCCCCGTATGGACCTGCAACTTCGCATTGCTGCCCACCAGCCGCGCCACCTCGTTGCCACGCACAAAGGCAGGATTCACGTGGACATTGATGCGATAGCCGGCAATATCTGCCATCAGATCGAGCACCTGTTGCAACGTATATGCCACGCCAGAACAGATGTTGAAAGTATGTCCCGCCGCCGCATCACCGAGCGCCACCAACTTGCCGTAGCTGTCGGTAACCATGCGCACATCCGAGAAATCGCGTGCCACATTCAGGTTGCCCAGTTCAATGTCGCGCGCGCCGCTGCGGAAATGCGACACAATCTTAGGCAGCAGGAAATTCTCGTGCTGCCCCAGCCCCGTATAGTTGAATGGCCGCACCAGCATGACAGGCAGGCGGTCCATCCACAGGCGGGCCATGTATTCCATCGCCAGCTTGCTTACCGCGTAATCATTGGCTGGCGCCGGCATGACATCCTCGGTAATCGGCTCGACGTCCGTATTGCCATAAATATTCGCGCTGGAAGCGAGCAATACGGCAGACGGCTTTTTGTCAAGGCTGGCCAGCGCAGTGAGCAGATTGCGCGTACCGACAATATTCACGCGATAAATCGCCTCGACGTCCGCATGGGCGACAAAGGCGATAGCAGCCAGGTGCACGACCACATCGGGCTGCACCGCCTCGACCATGCGCGCCACCGCGTCGAGGTCGGCCAGGTCAACAGCGACAAGGTCGCCGCCGCTGTCCTTGGCCGACAGTACCGTGCCGAAAACACGGTAGCCCGCATCGGCAAGTACCTGCGCCATATAGCGTCCGGTAAAGCCATGTATGCCCGTAATCAACGCGCTTTTTTCTGCCCCATCGGCGGGCAGCGCGGTAGTCTTCCCGCTCATGGCATTCACCTTAGAAAGAAAAACCAGCTGTATTACGGCGCAGGTCGGCATCGACCATCATCTGGCACAGCTCTTCGAGCGTGGTCTTGGGTGCCCAGCCAAGTTCGCGGGTTGCCTTGGCCGGATCGCCAATGAGCAGTTCCACCTCGGCAGGACGATAGAATTTCGGACTCACGCGCACCAGCGTCTTGCCGCTGCTGCTGCAACGTCCGGTTTCATTCTCGGCCGTACCCTGCCATTCGATCTGTACACCGACCGCCTTGAAAGCCATCGTGACAAAATCACGTACGGTCTCTGTCCGGTTGGTAGCCAAGACGAAAGTATCAGGCTGGTCCGCCTGCAGGATGCGCCACATGCCTTCCACATACTCCTTGGCATAACCCCAGTCGCGCTTGGCATCCATATTGCCCAGTTCCAGCACATCAAGCTGGCCCAGCTTGATCTTCGCCACGGAATCGGTGATCTTGCGCGTGACAAATTCACGTCCGCGCAGAGGCGACTCATGATTGAAGAGAATGCCGCTGGCGCCGAAAATACCATACGATTCACGGTAATTGACCGTCATCCAGTGCGCGTACAGCTTGGCAACGCCGTATGGGCTACGCGGATAAAACGGCGTGTCTTCCACTTGCGGTATCGCTTGCACCTTGCCAAACATCTCCGATGTCGACGCCTGGTAGAAACGGATCTTCGGATTCACGATGCGGATCGCTTCGAGCAGGAAAACCGGACCGATGCCCGTGATACCTGCCGTTGTCACTGGCTGGTCGAACGACACGCCGACAAAGCTCTGCGCCGCCAGATTATAGATTTCGTCGAAATCGCCGGCTTGCAACAGGCGGATGCTCGAACCGAGGTCAGTCAAGTCATATTCGACCAGCGACAGCTTCGGATGATTTTGAATGCCCAGTTCCTCGATGCGCCAAAAATTGACCGAACTGGTACGACGATACGTACCGGTTACCGCATACCCCTTCTCCAGCAGAAGTTGCGCAAGATAGGCGCCATCCTGGCCAGTGATACCGGTGATTAGGGCTTTTTTGGTATGGTATGTAGTATTCATTAATATTTTCGCTCAACCCAAATTAGTATCTAAAACAACAATTATTTCAAATGTGAAACATTCCAACAGTATAAAATAACGAAGAACCAGCTTATTTCCATTGGCATTCATCCATGAAGAACGCTGCACAGTATATAACAAATGCCTTGCAATTCCTCATACTCCCGAACACCAACTTTCATTTATGGCAACATCGTTGTGCATACAGACTATTCTTACGCATCCACATCCTGAAGAAATAAGTGCACTAATGACAATAAAATTGCAGTCTGACGTCGTGCCTAGAGGGCAAAACATGGATGCAATTACCTTTATAAAAACATTTATATATGAGCATCTTTTCTCATTTTTCACTTGCCAAAGTGTATGTTAAAGTGCTGCTCTTCGAAGAGTCAAAGTAGCGCCCGTCCGCACTGACACCAGAGCAGCAAAAGCATTTTTTTGGTAATTTATTTAAATCATGGATATATTAATCTGCGCCGAAATTAGTAACGACGTCAAAAAATGAAAATTGAAACCAACCATTTATCTTCCTCCTCGCCTTCATTGCCAGCAATCCATCCAAAATATCGGGCTGACATAGATGGATTACGTGCCATTGCTGTACTTGCTGTCGTCCTTTTTCACGCATTTCCTTCCTTCATAAAAGGAGGTTTTGTCGGCGTTGATATTTTCTTCGTCATTTCCGGATTCTTGATATCCACCATCTTATTTTCCAGCCTTGACCAAGGGCGCTTCAGTTTTATCGATTTTTATAGCCGTCGCATAAAACGCATATTTCCTACCTTATTAATTGTCCTTATCTTCTGCTACGCATTCGGCTGGGTCTCGCTATTACCAGATGAATTTGAACAATTGGGCAAACACATCGCCGGTGGTAGCGGCTTCATATCCAATTTTCTGTACTGGAAAGAAAGTGGATATTTTGACAATTCCGCAGACACGAAACCACTACTGCATCTTTGGTCCCTCGGCGTGGAAGAACAGTTCTATATCGTCTGGCCCTTGTTCCTATGGTTTGCCTGGAAACGACGGATCAACCTGCTGGCAATCACACTACTCTTCCTGGCAGCATCGTTCATACTGAACATCTGGAAGATAGGCAGTGATCCGGTCCTGACGTTTTACTCGCCACAGACCCGTTTCTGGGAATTACTCGTGGGCGCGATACTTGCTTATATTGCATTATATAAAAACAATCTGCTGAATTATCTTGGCCCACGCCCTGACCAGAAAACGTCTGCGCAAAAAAAACACCGTGTGATACTGCAGCTTCCAGCCATCTTAGGCATGGGACTAATTGTCGTTGGGCTATTGATCATGGACAAGGGAAAACAGTTTCCCGGCTGGTGGGCCATACTCCCAACTTTGGGAACTTTTTTAATCATCGCCGCAGGTCCGCATTCCTGGCTGAACAAATTTCTTCTTTCGCATCCGCTCCTCAAATGGTTCGGACTGATCAGCTTCCCCTTGTATTTGTGGCATTGGCCGTTACTCGCATTCATGCGCATTGTCCAAAGCCAACCGCCATCATTTGAGATGCGCCTTGCAGCCGTGTTGCTGGCAATATTGCTGGCCTGGCTAACTTATACGCTTATCGAGAAACCTATCCGCTTCGGAAAAAACGGAAATACAAAACTCGTGGCCTTAATCGGCATCATGATTTGCGTTGGCGCACTGGGTTTCTATACCAAGCAAAGCAAAGGTTTACCAAGTCGCAACGTCGTTAAAGTGAATCCTGACAAAAACTCAGGGGTCAACGGCGGCGACCTGGGACAATCCGTCATCGAGTGCGGCATCAGTGACAATACCGAAAAGGCCTTGTTTGGAGACTGCAGACGCGACGTCCGCGGTGTCGCCAAATATGCCCTGCTCGGCGACAGCAAGGCGGCGGCGCTGTATGGCGGCCTGGTACGCACTTCCGATGAGAAAGGCCGTTGGATGTTTATTGGCGGCAATGGTCCGAACGGTGCACCAGTACCTGTTCTGTCCAGCAACCCTATGTACGAAGGACATCAGAGGCTGTTAAAGATTGCTCTAAATGCAATCAACAGCAATGAAAAAATTGAAACAGTAGTGATCGTTGCGGCAGCGCGTGCCCTATTCCAGCTGAAAAATGATTATTCGATTGAGGACTTACCTGACAGTAAAAATTACGCCGCCGCTCTGGCTGGCCTGCAAGCCACGACAGAACAAATTATTCATGCGGGGAAAAAAGTGATGTTAGTCATCGATAATCCGACGCTGCCCGATCCACGAGAATGTATCGGCCGGGCAACTAGCGTCAGCCTGTTGAATAAGGGTCTAATCAAACAAGTCAACCCTCGCTGTGAAATCCAGTTAGCCCGTCAGACGGAGCTGGCGCAAAACTATCGCCAGCTACTGAAGGCGGTTCAGGCAAAGTACCCGGAGAAGGTTGCTATCTTCGACACCTATCCGTATCTGTGCGATGTTGCCAGCGGAAAATGCCAACCCTTCAAGGATGGCCGTCTGCTGTACAGTTACAGTGACCACATATCTGACTATGCCGCTGGACTAATAGGAAAAGATATTAATCAAGCACTATAAGAAAATGGCCGATTACTCGGCCATTTTCAATTGCATCTGTAGCCTGGAAGACGAAAATGTCTTCCTTGTCCCTCATGGACGGAATCTGGCAAGTTCCGCCTGCATTTGTTCCCAAGTAAAAAATTTACGCTTCTCGTAGTACAAGGGGCCGGCATGCGGCCGCTCGTCCAAACGCTGCAGGCTGACCGCCTGCAACTCTTGCAAACCATTGAACAAATAATGCGTGAGTACAAATGGCAAAAGTCCAATCCAGGTCACTCGCTGTGACGGATATGCAAGGCAGTAACGCAGAAAACGCAAACGGTTCCGCATCGAAATAACCGACTTCGTGCTTGGACCATTCGCAGGTAGCGGCTTTAAAACCGAGAAAAAAGGCCCAGGACAATTCTTGCCGTTATACAGGGAGAATTGGCGCAGCGAGGCTCCAAGGCCATTTTTATGACTCACATGGGCGGCGACCGCATGCAATGCGTCATGATCATGATGCCCCCCCTCCCATGCTGGGAAATAAATGACATCAATACCCGGGTAGGCTAGCAAAGTGTCTTGCAGCCAGTTGGCTACGCTAAGCATATGGTACGGCAGCTTCGCGTCACCGATACCGAGGAATTCCCCAGCAAAAATCACACCGTCAGGGGGGATACCCAGCGATCCGAGCACACGTAACGATTCTTCGTTACGCGTACTCGCAGGCACAGTCGCGCTCGCACCGTCCGTTAGATAGGCACACAGTACCTGTCGCCCTGCCAGCCGCTCGTTCAGTATCTGCTGGAAGACGCCAAACTCATCGTCTTGATGGGCGAACAGGAAGAGCGCCGTTGATGGCTTCTGGTGGTCAGTAGGCATCAAAATCCAGGAAAGAAAAACCGACGCTACCAGCTTCGAGCTTGTCCATCCGGCCGCTCAGAGAGCGGTAAATGAAATTCAGCGGTGACGGTTTGAAACGATCAGGAATGGCGACATAGGTAGCGCTGCGGGAGATGGCCGCCGGAACCAGGCCGACAAACAGGCGCAATGGCGACATCATCGGCGGCGGACTCAGTATCAACTCGCTGCCATCGACAGGCGGCAGTTCCGCATAAGCGGGCAGCCAGGGCTTGACCGACGGGGCAAAGAACTCCAGCATGCCATGCGAGCGGCGCGCGTGGACGCGGTTCTGCGGATTGGCGCAACGCCAGTTCAGGCTGGCCGCCGAGTGCACGCGCTCGAACTGGCCCAGGGCCTGGCCTGCCACCGCACGCCGCACGGCGCCGATGCCGACCTGCGCCTGCAAGGGTTCCACCAGCTGGAAGCCCAGCTTGCGAATGAAGCCCGGGGTACTGTTGGCATTGGCAACGCCATAGATGGCATCGATGCCCTGGCTTTGCGCCGCTTCGTAGGTCATCTCCGCGAGCTTGGTAAACAGGCCCTTGCCTTGGTAGGTAGGATGCGTCGCGGTATTCAGCGACAGCGCTACCCGCACAAGCTGGCCACCAACGCTGGCCATCGCGGGGATGGTCACATAATGGGCAGCAAGCACATCGCCATCCCAGGCATCGAAGCCAATGACGGAACCATCCGGATTATCGTGATAGAGCCAAGTAAGATAGGCATTGCTGAATTTGTCCACACCAGGAAAACAGGCATTGAACAGCGATACATATTTTTCGATGGCGGCAGTATCGTGCTGAACGGGGGCGAAGGTGATCATTTAAAGACCCAATATTTACTAAGAAGAAAACCGTTCGCAGCAACGAACGGTAGCGAACAAATCTTGCCGAGAATAACGCCCAACCCCATGACATTATCCGACAGATAGACAAACCCCAGCGTAATCACATAATTAATGCCGACGACGACGAGAAAACGGCAGGCTTTCTGCACCGATGCCCTGGATTTGAACGTCAGATTCTGATGAAACAGATAATTCACAATCAAGCCGGCCAGGAAGCCACCAGCAACGGCCAGCGGCGGCGTGAGACCCGCCACCAGCAAGGCTTTCAGGATACCGATATCCACCACGGCGGACAGCACCCCGCCGCCGACGAAAATAGAAAAATGACGCAGCCGCGCTAGCGAAATACTCATTTTTCCTCGCCGATTACTGCTGCGGCACGGCGGCCGCGGCGATGCCATGGCGTTTTGGGTACGGAGTTGATATCAAAGGCAAGGAAGGCCAGAATCAGCTGCAGTCCCATCAGTATCGGCAGGGCCGACAGCATGACGGTACCGGCGGGCGTTGCGGTGCCTTCGCGGGCGGCGGACAGCCAATGGCTCAGGCCATACACCGTGCCAAATCCCGTCAGCAACAAGCCTAGTGGCAATTCGACCGAGGCAATCGAAAGGTCGCGCAAATAATAATTGTAAAAAATTCGCTTCGTGAAATTACGACAATGCTTGATGATAAACTCGCCGACAATCTTCGAGATCTTCAGGTTGCTC is part of the Janthinobacterium sp. 67 genome and harbors:
- the gmd gene encoding GDP-mannose 4,6-dehydratase, with the protein product MNTTYHTKKALITGITGQDGAYLAQLLLEKGYAVTGTYRRTSSVNFWRIEELGIQNHPKLSLVEYDLTDLGSSIRLLQAGDFDEIYNLAAQSFVGVSFDQPVTTAGITGIGPVFLLEAIRIVNPKIRFYQASTSEMFGKVQAIPQVEDTPFYPRSPYGVAKLYAHWMTVNYRESYGIFGASGILFNHESPLRGREFVTRKITDSVAKIKLGQLDVLELGNMDAKRDWGYAKEYVEGMWRILQADQPDTFVLATNRTETVRDFVTMAFKAVGVQIEWQGTAENETGRCSSSGKTLVRVSPKFYRPAEVELLIGDPAKATRELGWAPKTTLEELCQMMVDADLRRNTAGFSF
- a CDS encoding GNAT family N-acetyltransferase; this encodes MITFAPVQHDTAAIEKYVSLFNACFPGVDKFSNAYLTWLYHDNPDGSVIGFDAWDGDVLAAHYVTIPAMASVGGQLVRVALSLNTATHPTYQGKGLFTKLAEMTYEAAQSQGIDAIYGVANANSTPGFIRKLGFQLVEPLQAQVGIGAVRRAVAGQALGQFERVHSAASLNWRCANPQNRVHARRSHGMLEFFAPSVKPWLPAYAELPPVDGSELILSPPPMMSPLRLFVGLVPAAISRSATYVAIPDRFKPSPLNFIYRSLSGRMDKLEAGSVGFSFLDFDAY
- a CDS encoding PIG-L deacetylase family protein; protein product: MPTDHQKPSTALFLFAHQDDEFGVFQQILNERLAGRQVLCAYLTDGASATVPASTRNEESLRVLGSLGIPPDGVIFAGEFLGIGDAKLPYHMLSVANWLQDTLLAYPGIDVIYFPAWEGGHHDHDALHAVAAHVSHKNGLGASLRQFSLYNGKNCPGPFFSVLKPLPANGPSTKSVISMRNRLRFLRYCLAYPSQRVTWIGLLPFVLTHYLFNGLQELQAVSLQRLDERPHAGPLYYEKRKFFTWEQMQAELARFRP
- a CDS encoding GDP-mannose 4,6-dehydratase; translated protein: MSGKTTALPADGAEKSALITGIHGFTGRYMAQVLADAGYRVFGTVLSAKDSGGDLVAVDLADLDAVARMVEAVQPDVVVHLAAIAFVAHADVEAIYRVNIVGTRNLLTALASLDKKPSAVLLASSANIYGNTDVEPITEDVMPAPANDYAVSKLAMEYMARLWMDRLPVMLVRPFNYTGLGQHENFLLPKIVSHFRSGARDIELGNLNVARDFSDVRMVTDSYGKLVALGDAAAGHTFNICSGVAYTLQQVLDLMADIAGYRINVHVNPAFVRGNEVARLVGSNAKLQVHTGPLALRPLEETLRWMYAG
- a CDS encoding GtrA family protein → MSISLARLRHFSIFVGGGVLSAVVDIGILKALLVAGLTPPLAVAGGFLAGLIVNYLFHQNLTFKSRASVQKACRFLVVVGINYVITLGFVYLSDNVMGLGVILGKICSLPFVAANGFLLSKYWVFK
- a CDS encoding acyltransferase family protein — encoded protein: MKIETNHLSSSSPSLPAIHPKYRADIDGLRAIAVLAVVLFHAFPSFIKGGFVGVDIFFVISGFLISTILFSSLDQGRFSFIDFYSRRIKRIFPTLLIVLIFCYAFGWVSLLPDEFEQLGKHIAGGSGFISNFLYWKESGYFDNSADTKPLLHLWSLGVEEQFYIVWPLFLWFAWKRRINLLAITLLFLAASFILNIWKIGSDPVLTFYSPQTRFWELLVGAILAYIALYKNNLLNYLGPRPDQKTSAQKKHRVILQLPAILGMGLIVVGLLIMDKGKQFPGWWAILPTLGTFLIIAAGPHSWLNKFLLSHPLLKWFGLISFPLYLWHWPLLAFMRIVQSQPPSFEMRLAAVLLAILLAWLTYTLIEKPIRFGKNGNTKLVALIGIMICVGALGFYTKQSKGLPSRNVVKVNPDKNSGVNGGDLGQSVIECGISDNTEKALFGDCRRDVRGVAKYALLGDSKAAALYGGLVRTSDEKGRWMFIGGNGPNGAPVPVLSSNPMYEGHQRLLKIALNAINSNEKIETVVIVAAARALFQLKNDYSIEDLPDSKNYAAALAGLQATTEQIIHAGKKVMLVIDNPTLPDPRECIGRATSVSLLNKGLIKQVNPRCEIQLARQTELAQNYRQLLKAVQAKYPEKVAIFDTYPYLCDVASGKCQPFKDGRLLYSYSDHISDYAAGLIGKDINQAL